CATCTTCGGCGGGCTGGAGCGACCCCAACGCCGTCTGAGCGTGGTGGACGCCGACACCCTCGTCGTGGAAAACGCCCAGTGCTTCGGCGAGCCCATAGCCGAGCGGAGTGGCTACGGCCACCTGCGCCCGGGCGAGTACCCCCCGTGCCTCGGCTGGCTCGAGCGCCAGCGAGCCTGGGGAGACGCGCTGAGCCGCCGGTATCGGTTCACGGTCGACCGGGAGCCGGGCGAGGGCCGTCCCTGCCGCTACGTCGTGCGCCGTTCGGCAGCCCACTCCGCTCCCTCTCCCTTCCAGGGAGAGGGTTGGGGTGAGGGTGGATAGCGGCGCGTGGTTTCCCCCCTCACCCTGACTCTCTCCCCCGATGGGGGAGAGGGGAACAGGAGCAGACGCGCTTCGGATATTCGCCGGTTAGGGCTAGAATCACAGCGAGGCCTCGTCATGCGCTGGCGCCTCGCCCTCCTCCTCGCCGTTCTTTTCGTCGTCCTTCCCGCGACCGGACTGGCCCAGGACTGGAGCGGCGCGTCCCTCCGCTCGGCCCCTGTCCTCCAGCTTCCGCCGGGATACCGGGTCGACGTCGTCGGTGCCGGCTTTGCCCTCCCCCAGGACCTCGCCGTCGACCCCCCGGATGGGCTCTGGGTCCTGACCCAGGGCGGCCGCGCAGGCGGGGTGGCGGGGGCGCTGGCCCGGCTCCCGCTCACGGGCCCGTTCCCGGTCGAGGCGGCCACCCTCCCGGCGATCCCGATCCCCTTCTCATCCGACCCCGCGCGATTCCGCGCGGGAAGCCTCGCCCGTCACCCGAGGACGGGCGCGCTCTACGTCGCCGAGCGGCTCGGCCGCCACATCGTCCGGGTGACGCCGCGAGAAGGCGCGATCCTGTACGCGCGAGGGCTGAATCTCCTGGCCGACACGCGCAGCCTGGCGTTCGACGGCGAGGGCCGCCTGCTCGTCCTCGACTACGTCGGGCGGAGCGCGGTGGCCGACGCGCGCGCCGGGACGCCGCGAGAGCTGTTCGGCGACGCTGAGCGCGATCAAGGACCCGTGCTGTACCGGCTCCAGGTCGATGAGCCGCTCCCGTTGCCCCGGAACCTGGA
This region of Candidatus Methylomirabilota bacterium genomic DNA includes:
- a CDS encoding DUF6125 family protein — encoded protein: MTEPRGYPFGLDADRLIDLVSTCWRSHDGQWFLKVAARVGLEEAMRLNERAIASLARIELREFKRVTGTESLDTIDEVADWYRLSWYIFGGLERPQRRLSVVDADTLVVENAQCFGEPIAERSGYGHLRPGEYPPCLGWLERQRAWGDALSRRYRFTVDREPGEGRPCRYVVRRSAAHSAPSPFQGEGWGEGG